Proteins from a single region of Nodularia sp. LEGE 06071:
- a CDS encoding DUF3598 family protein, which translates to MATQWESLLQNLGEWQGSFTRFSPQGALLEDIKSVVSLSGLNNNQTIRQIVSRQGQEDLVLEYSSLAKTTLFFANGAFSQGSIQLAPFTEFGAELGLIHENRRLRLVQLFDKTGQLDKITLIREYLAGTEPVERPSLQIDELLGEWQGEAVTIYPDWRSPDHYSTNLKLQLDNTGRLIQSLTFGDRTITSTGTIQGSTINFDQNPQKQVQVLLLPDGASVTSPLQVQLRQPLFLEVGWLIQPNLRQRMIRSYNDKGEWVSLTLVTEEKVGVAD; encoded by the coding sequence ATGGCAACTCAGTGGGAATCTTTACTACAAAATCTCGGTGAATGGCAAGGTTCATTTACCCGATTCTCACCCCAAGGCGCACTTTTAGAAGATATCAAAAGTGTGGTGTCTTTGTCAGGGTTAAATAATAATCAGACTATCCGCCAAATTGTCAGCCGCCAAGGGCAAGAAGATTTAGTCTTAGAATACAGTTCTCTGGCGAAGACTACGCTGTTTTTTGCCAATGGTGCTTTTTCCCAAGGTTCAATTCAGTTAGCACCGTTTACAGAATTTGGGGCGGAACTCGGTTTGATTCATGAAAATCGCCGCTTACGTCTGGTGCAACTATTTGATAAAACTGGTCAGTTAGATAAAATAACTCTGATTCGGGAATATTTAGCTGGGACTGAACCAGTAGAACGCCCATCGTTACAGATAGATGAATTATTGGGAGAATGGCAAGGTGAAGCTGTAACGATATATCCAGATTGGCGATCGCCAGATCATTACTCTACCAATTTAAAATTACAATTAGATAATACTGGGCGATTAATTCAAAGTTTAACTTTTGGCGATCGCACAATTACGTCAACTGGTACTATCCAAGGTTCTACTATTAACTTTGATCAAAATCCTCAAAAACAGGTACAAGTATTACTCCTCCCTGATGGCGCTTCTGTCACATCTCCGTTACAGGTGCAGTTGCGTCAACCTTTATTTTTAGAAGTCGGTTGGTTAATTCAGCCTAACCTGCGCCAACGCATGATTCGCAGCTACAACGATAAAGGCGAATGGGTGAGTTTGACATTAGTTACAGAAGAAAAAGTGGGCGTTGCTGATTGA
- a CDS encoding type II toxin-antitoxin system RelE/ParE family toxin yields the protein MTFQVEITFIAEAQIEQAYGWYRERNPEFADHWFRALMNAIATLQEKPRRCNLAVENEIFPEEVRQLLYGKSKNIYRLLFTIRDTTVYILYVRHSAQAPLTLDDLEKL from the coding sequence ATGACATTTCAGGTTGAGATTACTTTCATTGCAGAAGCTCAGATTGAGCAAGCCTATGGCTGGTATCGAGAGCGTAATCCTGAATTTGCTGATCATTGGTTTCGAGCATTGATGAATGCTATTGCTACCCTACAAGAGAAACCGCGACGCTGTAACTTAGCAGTTGAAAACGAGATTTTTCCAGAGGAAGTCCGCCAGCTTCTGTACGGAAAATCCAAAAACATCTACCGATTGTTGTTTACGATTCGAGATACGACAGTTTATATTTTGTACGTGCGCCATAGCGCCCAAGCACCACTAACTTTAGACGACTTAGAGAAGCTATAA
- a CDS encoding DUF433 domain-containing protein: protein MSNLLERITVSPNQCGGRPCIRGMRIRVSDVIDLFAAGLSAEQILEEMPDLEADDLKAALEILQTSEPLVEIRGD from the coding sequence ATGTCAAACTTACTTGAAAGAATTACAGTTAGTCCCAATCAATGTGGTGGTCGTCCCTGTATCCGGGGGATGAGAATTCGGGTGTCAGATGTAATCGACTTGTTTGCGGCTGGACTGAGTGCCGAACAGATACTGGAAGAAATGCCTGATCTTGAGGCAGATGATCTCAAAGCAGCACTAGAAATTTTGCAAACAAGCGAACCATTAGTTGAAATCCGTGGCGATTAG